A DNA window from Doryrhamphus excisus isolate RoL2022-K1 chromosome 2, RoL_Dexc_1.0, whole genome shotgun sequence contains the following coding sequences:
- the brcc3 gene encoding lys-63-specific deubiquitinase: MAVSAVHLESDAFLVCMNHALSTEKEEVMGLCIGEVESTRIVHIHSVIILRRSDKRKDRVEISPEQLSAASTEAERLADMTSRPMRVVGWYHSHPHITVWPSHVDVRTQAMYQMLDQGFVGLIFSCFIEDKNTKTGRVLYTCFQSVQAQKGSEYERVEIPIHVVPREAIGKVCLESAVELPRILCQEEQDTYRKIHSLAHLDPVTKIHNGSVFTKNLCSQMSAVSGPLLQWLEDRLEQNKQTIVELQREKERLTQELSAP, translated from the coding sequence ATGGCTGTGAGTGCGGTTCACCTGGAGTCTGACGCCTTTCTGGTGTGCATGAACCACGCATTGAGCACCGAGAAAGAAGAAGTGATGGGTTTATGCATCGGAGAGGTAGAATCGACCAGGATCGTCCACATCCACTCTGTCATTATCCTCCGCCGCTCAGACAAGAGAAAAGACCGAGTGGAGATCTCCCCGGAGCAGCTCTCCGCCGCCTCCACAGAGGCTGAGCGTCTGGCGGACATGACAAGCAGACCGATGCGGGTGGTGGGCTGGTACCACTCCCATCCGCACATAACAGTATGGCCCTCGCATGTCGACGTCCGCACGCAGGCTATGTACCAAATGTTGGACCAGGGCTTCGTAGGTCTCATCTTCTCCTGCTTCATTGAGGACAAGAACACCAAAACGGGTCGAGTGCTGTACACCTGTTTCCAGTCGGTTCAAGCCCAGAAGGGCTCCGAGTACGAGCGTGTGGAAATTCCTATCCACGTCGTCCCGCGGGAGGCCATCGGTAAAGTATGCCTGGAGTCAGCGGTGGAGCTGCCGCGTATCCTCTGTCAAGAAGAACAGGATACATATCGTAAGATCCACAGTCTGGCTCACTTGGACCCGGTGACGAAGATCCACAATGGGTCGGTGTTTACAAAGAATCTATGCAGCCAGATGTCAGCGGTGAGCGGACCACTGCTCCAGTGGTTGGAGGACCGCCTGGAGCAGAACAAACAGACCATCGTGGAGCTCCAGCGGGAGAAGGAGAGACTGACGCAGGAGTTGAGCGCTCCATGA